Proteins from a single region of Fundulus heteroclitus isolate FHET01 chromosome 12, MU-UCD_Fhet_4.1, whole genome shotgun sequence:
- the LOC105922611 gene encoding natterin-3, with protein sequence MLSGLLAVSSAGLQDIVKKSVQNRKVSLLNPELEDRVPKVGSGHVVPGPLTPVGLEQQQDTPSSFVFGDNVNLEWLTWDGSLPNGAVAIYNSYTERTDYVCKYKCEAGFYNPSLGPYCRYPYGDREYYAPEFEILANKDNFEFLEWKEDSYGSVPQHSVRTCAGVGIYVGKNKYGLGKVVSQFEAFFLPWEGDEYWYKKYQVLTINRDAYTQHITDVKYGIDEVALFQYPPETMRISGVTNNECQAIEKTVTISKTSEVETTWNIGRSTMLGITGSITAKIPLIGSAGVELSGEKTLQFSRGTTVVESLSHSVSVELSVQPNHSCKVRMEARKIKADIPFTARLSRTYQNGETQWTSISGTYDGVQIGEVRAVVDRCEPVADAKPCP encoded by the exons ATGCTGTCGGGCCTGCTGGCTGTTTCCTCCGCCGGCCTGCAGGACATTGTGAAGAAGAGCGTCCAGAACAGAAAAG ttTCCTTGCTAAACCCAGAGCTGGAGGACCGGGTTCCTAAAGTGGGCAGCGGCCATGTTGTGCCTGGTCCCCTAACGCCAGTGGGcttggagcagcagcaggacacACCTTCGTCCTTTGTCTTCGGTGATAATGTGAACCTGGAGTGGCTTACCTGGGATGGCTCTCTGCCCAATGGTGCCGTTGCCATCTACAACAGCTACACAGAGCGAACCGACTACGTCTGCAAGTACAAGTGTGAGGCTGGTTTTTACAACCCCAGCCTTGGCCCGTACTGCCGATACCCTTATGGAGATCGCGAGTACTACGCCCCTGAATTTGAGATCCTGGCCAACAAGGATAACTTTGAGTTTCTTGAGTGGAAAGAAGATTCTTATGGTTCTGTGCCACAGCATTCGGTGAGAACCTGTGCTGGCGTTGGCATCTACGTTGGGAAGAACAAGTATGGTCTCGGAAAGGTTGTTTCTCAGTTTGAGGCCTTCTTTCTGCCTTGGGAAGGTGATGAGTACTGGTACAAAAAATACCAGGTCCTGACCATCAACAGGGACGCCTACACCCAGCACATCACCGACGTCAAGTATGGCATTGACGAAGTTGCCCTCTTTCAGTATCCTCCTGAGACCATGCGCATCTCCGGAGTCACCAACAATGAGTGCCAGGCCATCGAGAAAACAGTCACCATCTCCAAGACCTCAGAGGTGGAGACCACCTGGAACATCGGCCGATCCACAATGCTGGGCATCACAGGAAGTATCACAGCCAAGATCCCTCTTATCGGATCCGCTGGCGTAGAGCTGAGTGGAGAGAAGACGCTGCAGTTCTCCAGAGGAACCACGGTGGTGGAGTCGCTCAGCCACTCCGTGTCCGTGGAGCTTTCAGTTCAACCGAACCACTCCTGCAAAGTCCGAATGGAGGCGAGGAAGATTAAAGCTGACATCCCCTTCACTGCTCGGCTGAGCAGAACGTACCAGAACGGGGAGACCCAGTGGACCTCCATCTCTGGGACCTACGATGGAGTCCAGATCGGAGAAGTCCGGGCCGTCGTGGATCGTTGTGAACCTGTGGCTGATGCTAAGCCCTGCCCCTGA
- the ptrh1 gene encoding probable peptidyl-tRNA hydrolase produces the protein MRTGWFFGRFCSFFSHFFEKLPSFVAMRRLLTRIINRVLLDASFTPAMTGGEAEIHTEGRRKLVVGLGNPGMEGTRHSVGMAVLGALAARLGVADRWHGDRHVSGEVILSEVQQTRLVLLRPRLLMNVNGVSVAKAAGKYGIRPEDILLVHDELDKPLGKIAIKHGGSARGHNGVRSCVDCLQTDVMLRLRVGIGRPSGKTSVERHVLSRFSSEEQKVLESVLVQSVDLLISQLSQQDSPSAPSSPAGGRAAAAAAPQRKQKEEKGGLL, from the exons ATGAGGACCGGATGGTTTTTCGGTAGATTCTGCTCGTTTTTCTCGCACTTCTTTGAGAAGCTGCCGAGCTTTGTCGCGATGAGGAGACTTTTAACCAGAATTATCAACAGAGTTCTGCTGGACGCGTCGTTTACCCCGGCGATGACTGGAGGTGAGGCGGAGATTCACACAGAGGGACGCAGAAAGCTG GTGGTGGGACTGGGGAACCCGGGGATGGAGGGTACCAGACACAGTGTGGGGATGGCGGTCCTCGGAGCGCTCGCCGCCCGGCTCGGTGTGGCCGACCGTTGGCACGGCGACCGCCACGTATCCGGTGAGGTCATCCTGTCGGAGGTCCAGCAAACCCGCTTGGTTCTGCTCCGTCCGAGGCTGCTGATGAACGTCAACGGGGTGTCGGTGGCCAAAGCAG CTGGAAAATATGGCATCAGACCTGAGGACATCCTGCTGGTCCACGATGAACTGGACAAACCTTTGGGGAAAATCGCCATCAAGCATGGAGGAAGTGCCAG aGGCCACAACGGAGTGCGCTCTTGTGTCGACTGTCTTCAGACCGAT gtgaTGCTCAGACTCCGGGTCGGGATCGGCCGGCCGTCGGGGAAGACCTCTGTGGAGCGTCACGTCTTGAGTCGCTTTTCTTCCGAGGAGCAGAAGGTTCTGGAGTCTGTCCTGGTCCAGAGTGTGGACCTGCTCATCTCCCAGCTCTCACAGCAGGACTCCCCGTCCGCCCCCTCctcaccagcagggggcagagcagcagcagcagcagcaccgcAGAGGAAGCAGAAGGAG GAGAAAGGAGGCCTCCTGTAA